CACGTCGTCGAAGATGACATCGTGGCTGCCGCTGGCGCGCAGGCCGTGATGATCCCAGGTCTCGACGATGCGCGTGCCCGGCAGGGCCGCCGGCACCAGGAACTGCCCGACGCGCGGCTCGGCCTCGTCGGTGCGGGCCCAGACCAGATACCATTTCAGGATCGGCGATCCCGTCGAATAGATCTTGTGACCGGAGAGACGCCAGCCGGTTTCGGTCCGCCGCGCGATCGTCGCCGGCAGGCCGCCGCGCGCGGGCGAGCCGAGATCGGGCTCGACGCGCAGCGCGTTGATCAGCGCAAGGCCCTCGACACTCTCGCGCGCGAGCTTGCGCGACAGTCGCGCCGGCCAGGTCGGGCTCCGCGCCATCACGAGATGGTTGATGTAATGCATCGACAGCACCAGTGCGGTCGACGCATCGGCCTTGCCGATGATACCGAGGATTTTCGCGGCGTATCGTGCGCCCGCACCGCCGCCGCCATGGGCCGCCGGCACGGTCAACGACAACAGGCCCGCCTCGGACAGCTCGCGAAAATTCTCGAACGGGAAGCTGCCGGTGCGATCGTGCTCGGCGGCGCGCGCGGCAAAACCTTCGGCAAGCGTCTCGGCGCGCGCAATGAAGTCGGGCTCGTTATGGGCTGCCCGGCCCTGGACTGCGGTTGTCACCATGTGGCGTCCAACCCCAGCAAGCCAAGGATCTGGCGGCGCAGATCGGCCAGATACGAGTCGCCACGATGGCGCGGATAGGGCCGGTCGACACGGATGTCGGCCTTCACCCGCGCGGGCCGCTCGCTGAAGACGATGACACGGTTGGCGAGCACCAGCGCCTCCTCGGCATCATGCGTGACGAGGAGCGTGGTAAAGCCCTTACGCTGCCACAGCGAGACCAGCTCGGCCTGCATGGTGATGCGGGTCAGCGAGTCCAGTTTGCCGAGCGGCTCGTCGAGGATGAGGATCTTGGGATCATTGACCAGCGCCCGCGCCAGCGCGACGCGCTGCGCCATGCCGCCGGAGAGCTGGTGCGGATAGGCATTGCGGAACGAAGCCAAGCCGACCAGATCGAGCGCGTCGTCGACGCGCTGCCGCTGGCTCTTCAAAATGCCCTGGGCCTCGAGGCCCAGGGCGACGTTGTCCCAGACCGGCCGCCAGGGAAATAGCGTCGGATCCTGGAACACGACCACGCGCGAGGGATGCGGCCGGGTGATGCGGGCCTCGTCCTCGCGCAGCGTACCCGTCTTGGGCTTGTCGAGGCCGGCGACGAGCCGCAGCAAGGTCGACTTGCCGCAGCCGGAGGGCCCGAGCAGCGCGACGAACTCGCCGGGCTCGACCGCGATGCTGACGTCGCTGAGGACAGGCAATTCAGTGCCATCGATGTCGAAGGCGTGGCTGACCTGCTCGATGTCGAGCGCGGCGCCGGCGGCCGGATGGGTGATCGCTTCGGCGAGAGCAGCTGCGCCTACCATTTCACGGTCCCCTTCTGCCAGACCAGCAGGCGGTCGCGGATCGCAAACAGCAGCGTGATCGCGCCGGAGCAGAGCAGCGACATCACGATCAGCGCCGCATACATGTTGGCGTAGGCCGCCCAGCCCTGCGCCCATTGCAGGTACCAACCGAGGCCGGCCTTGACGCCGATCATCTCGGCGACGACGAGCACCGCGAAGGACGAGCCAAGCCCCATGAACAGGCCGACGAAGACGTGCGGTAGCGCCGCGGGGATCGCGACCTTCAGCACCAGGAAGGACGGTCTTGCCCCCAGCGTGCGCGCGACATCGTAATAGGCGTTACTGACGCTTGCGACGCCCGACCAGGTCAGCACCGTGACCGGGAAGCCGGTCGCCAGCGCGATCAGGAAGGTCGAGGCGCTCCAGCTCGATGGGAACGTGAAGAAAGCGATCGGCAGCCAGGCCGTCGCCGGCAGCGGGCCGATGAAGCGCAGCACCGGATGCACCCAATAGCCGACCGCGCGCGACCAGCCGATCGAGACGCCGGCGAGAAAGCCGATGGTCGCGCCGATCAGATAACCGCCGAGCTGGAGCCTGACCGAGGCGAACACGCTGTCGAGCAGCTTTGGCAGATCGTCAGTGTAGACCTCGATGATCGACTGCGGCGGCGGGAAGAACGGCAGCGGCAGCCAGGCGAACTTTGCGGTGGCAACTTCCCAGAGCGTCAGGAATGCGCCGAGAGCAACGAGCCAGGGCGCGCGCTTGTGCAGCGCTTTTCCAGCCGATCCCAGATAGTCGGCGCCGACGGTGCCGAACAGCGCGACCGCCGCGATGACGAAGGCGGCGATGCCGAGCGAATGCGTGCGCGACCAGTCGCCGACATCCGCCCACCACAGGCAGGAAACGCCGAAGCCGATCCAGGCGAGGCTGGCGAGAATGCCGACGCCGGAGTCCCGCAACCAGGTCGCCAGCAGCGGCGCGCGCGAGACACGCGGCGCGCCGGAGGCGAGGCCATCAGACAGCGAATACGTCGACATAGATGCGCTCCGCGAATTTGGCCGTGTCGGTGCTCTGCTTGAACACCTGCACGCTCTTGAGATCGTCGGCATAGGCCTTGAGCTCGCGCTTCAGGATGTCGCCGACGGGATGATGATGGTGGGTGTGATAGCGCACCATGCCCTCGATATCGGCGAGCGTGGCCGCCTTCGGCGCATAGGGCTGGAACGATTTCGCAGCGACGGTCGGGTTCTGCGCGGTGAACATCGCGGCATCGAGCAGCGCCTGCGTGATCGCGCGCGCGACCTGCGGCTCCTCGCGCACGAGGCTCCCGCGCAGGCCGACGATGCAGCAGCTCTTGTCGCGGTACTCGCCGTCGAGATTGGAGGCGACCTCCTTGTACTGGCTGTCCTTCAGCCAGAGATAGGCCAGCGGATCGGACGACAGGAACGCCTGCACCTCGCCCTTCTCCACGGCGACGTTGAGCAAATTGCCGGGATAGGCGCGCCAGTCGACGTCCTTGTTCGGGTCGATGCCGAGTTTTGCCAGCTGGATCGAGAAGAAGTTCTTGTCGGGCCCGCCGAGATCGCCGACGGCGACGATCTTGCCCTTGAGGTCGGCGAGCTTGCTGACATTGGAGTCTGCGCGGGTCAGTACGCGCATGCAGCCGCCATGGGTGCCGGCGGCGATCTTGACGTCAAAGCCTTGCTCCAGCGGCTTCAGCCAGCGCAGCGCCATGCCGAGGCCGGCGTCGCTTTTTCCCGTTGCGATCGCCTCGAGCAGCTGGTCGGTCGAGCCGGAATAATTGACGAGCTCGACGTCGAGATTCTGCTTCTGGAAGAAGCCGTGCTCGATCGCGACCGGCAATGGCGCGAGGCACACCGCGCCGGCATTCCACGACAGCTTCAGCTTACGCGGGGCGCCCGTCAGCACGGGCGCATCAGATGCCGTCCGGCACAGCGGGAATTCCGAGAAGTCGATTGCAGGCGCGATGGCGCGCGGCGCAAAGGCCTGCGCTGCCCCGAAGGCGCCGAGCGGCGCGGCGAAGGCCGCAGCCAGCCCGGCCTGGAGCAGGTGGCGGCGGTCGAGCCCCGAACCGCCGCGCTTGTTGTCGTTATCCATCAGTCCCCACTCCTGCGCTGGCACGGCTCCGCCATGCGCGCAACGGTTCGCGTTGCGCATGTTCCGTGCGGAGCTGCGTTGAGAGAAATTTGCTTCGTCGGCGTTTTCGCGCCGCGTTGATGCGATGCGCAAATCATGCGGCGCACACGCGGCATCGTCAATGAAATGGAATTTCGAATGTAGCGCGAAGCGAAGTCATTCTCTCCATCAGCGCGCGCAGCCACGATGAAACGATTTCTGCCGATGTATCGGCCGGCAGAGCGCGACGCGGCCCCTCGCCTGCTTCATTCCCGCGCATCTTGACGCTGCGCGCACGCCACGTTCTCGAAAGCTGCGCTGCGCGGAAACGTCCTTGCCCGATGCGTGCACAATACGAATGGCCATTTCATTGACTGCGTATCGCGCGATCATAGACTTGATCGTCTCGCTGCATCGCTCGCTCACGCGTCGTGAGCAAAGCAACAAGACAGGCCACATGAGCATCAACTCCGACGATCATTCCATCACCCGCCGGCTCGCCGCATCGCTGCTTGCCGCCGCCATCACGCTGTCGACCGCCGCGGCTGCATTCGCCGCCGACACGGTGGTGCTGCGCGTCGGCGACCAGAAGGGCGGCAACCGCTCGCTGCTCGACATCTCCGGCTATGCGAAGGACCTGCCCTACAAGATCGAATGGTCGGAATTCCCGGCGGCGGCTCCCATCCTGGAAGCGCTCAACGCCGGCGCGCTCGATGTCGGCTACACCGGCGATCTCTCGTTCCTGTCGGTCTACGCGGCCGGCGCGCCGATCAAGGCGATCGGCGGCACGCGTTCGGATGCGAAGACGCAAGCGATCCTGGTGCGCCAGGATTCGCCGATCAAATCGGCGGCCGACCTCAAGGGCAAGCGCCTGGCCGGCACGCGCGGCGGCTGGGGCCAGTTCCTGATCGACGCGACCTTGGAGAAGGCGCAGATCAAGCTGGAGGATGCGACCTTCGCGCCGCTCGGCCCTGTCGACGCCAAGATCGCGCTGGTCGCCGGCTCGATCGATGCCTGGGCGGTGTGGGAGCCCTATGTCTCGTTCGCGACCTTGAAGGACAAGGCGCGCGTGATCGCCGACGGCGAGGGCCTGACGCCGACCATCACCTTCATCGTCGCCTCCGATAACGCCATCGCCACCAAGCGTGCGGCAGTGCAGGATCTCGTGCAGCGGCTGAACAAGGCGCGGCTGTGGTCGCTCGACCATCTCGGCGAATATGCCAAGAACACCGCCGAGCTGACCAGGCTGCCGGAGGACGTGCTGCTCTCCGCCTACACCGCCCAGCGCACCAGCCCGATCGTGATCGACGAGAACGTGGTGAAGGAAATCCAGCAAGCGTCCGACCGCTCGACGCGCTACGGCATCCTGCCGAAGACGTTAGACGTCAGCAAAGCCGTCGACCGCAGCTTCACCGCCGCGGCGGCGGGATCGAACTAGGCGGAAGCAGCGGGATGCGCGGACCTCGCTTCAAAGCCGGCCCGCTGCATCTCGCCGCGATCGTGCTCATGCATTTCGCCTGCATGAGCCTGATCGTGTGGCTGTCGCTCTAACTTACCAATATCCGTAGGACCGGTAGTAGCCGTAGCGATAGCCGTAATACGGACGGTAGGGCCGATAATATCTGGGGTAAGCGTAGGCCGGTCCGTAGCCGTAATAGGCCGGCGCATAACCATAACCAGAGCCATAGCCATAGCCGTAGCCCGGATAGCCGTAGCCGCCGTAATACGGACCGCCACCATAATAGCCATAGCCGTAAGGCGCGGTGCTGGCGGCGATAGCGCCACCGATGATTGCGCCGGCCGCGAGACCGCCGAGGCCCCAGCCCCAGCCGCCGCGCCAATACACCTGCGTGACGTCATCGCCGGCCGCGGCCTTCATGGTCGCGACATTGGTCGGCATCGGCGCCGCATTGGCCTGACCGATTTGACCGGCCATGACCGCGCCCGCCAGCGAACAGGCAATTGCCGTTTTCCAGATCCTCATCGTCGTGCTCCGTTTGCTTGGAAATGGGATCGCGCAGGCATGATCGGGCATCCTTGCGCCAAGTCAAAGCCTGTTTCTCAAAGCCTGGATTTTGCGTGCGGCGCACAAGACGCGGCCGACCGACGCGCGATGCTGCGTCCGGCCGCACCGATATGACACCGGGACGACGGCGCGACGGGCCCGGCCTCCGCGGCAAAGCATTAAGCTTCCCGTGTGTTCGCAACCAACAACCACCTTCCCGATTTACTATTCGTACCGTTACTATCGGTTCCAATGCGCGCGGCGGGGAAGCCTCTCGCGAAGCGCCCGAGCTGTGGGAGGATCACATGAGTGCCGCGAGACCCGAGCCGCTTGCCCGTCAGGCGCTGGCGTTCGTCCTGGCCGGCGGACGCGGCAGCCGGCTCCTGGAGCTGACCGACCGGCGCGCCAAGCCCGCGGTCTATTTCGGCGGCAAGTCCCGCATCATTGATTTTGCGCTGTCCAACGCGGTGAACTCCGGCATCCGCCGCCTCGCGGTCGCCACCCAGTACAAGGCGCACAGCCTGATCCGGCATCTTCAGATGGGCTGGAACTTCTTCCGACCCGAGCGTAACGAGAGTTTCGACATCCTCCCGGCCAGCCAGCGCGTGTCGGAGAGCATGTGGTATGTCGGCACGGCGGATGCCGTGTACCAGAACATCGACATCATCGAGTCGCACAACGCCCGCTTCATCGTGGTGCTCGCCGGCGACCACATCTACAAGATGGATTACGAGGTGATGCTGCGCCAGCACGTCGACAGCGGCGCAGACGTCACCGTCGGCTGTCTCGAAATGCCGCGTGTGGAATCCTCGGGCTTTGGCATCATGCATATCGACGAGAACGGCTGGATCCAGGAGTTCCTGGAGAAGCCCAAGAATCCGCCGCCGATGCCGGGCAAGCCTGATGTCTCGCTCGCCAGTATGGGCATCTACGTGTTCGACGCGAAATTCCTCTACGAGGAGCTCAAGCGCGACGCTGCGGATCCGAACTCCAACCACGATTTC
The genomic region above belongs to Bradyrhizobium arachidis and contains:
- a CDS encoding acyl-CoA dehydrogenase family protein; translated protein: MVTTAVQGRAAHNEPDFIARAETLAEGFAARAAEHDRTGSFPFENFRELSEAGLLSLTVPAAHGGGGAGARYAAKILGIIGKADASTALVLSMHYINHLVMARSPTWPARLSRKLARESVEGLALINALRVEPDLGSPARGGLPATIARRTETGWRLSGHKIYSTGSPILKWYLVWARTDEAEPRVGQFLVPAALPGTRIVETWDHHGLRASGSHDVIFDDVVIPLDAEVDVRKPADWRAPDVAQATVHTIFVAAIYDGIARAARDWLINFLKTRVPANLGAPLASLPRAQEILGGIEAKLAVNARLIDSFASDFDDGLQLSAIESNIVKLTVTNNAVAAVEDALSLTSNHGLSRKNPLERHYRDVLCGRVHTPQDDATKISAGRVALGI
- a CDS encoding ABC transporter ATP-binding protein, translated to MVGAAALAEAITHPAAGAALDIEQVSHAFDIDGTELPVLSDVSIAVEPGEFVALLGPSGCGKSTLLRLVAGLDKPKTGTLREDEARITRPHPSRVVVFQDPTLFPWRPVWDNVALGLEAQGILKSQRQRVDDALDLVGLASFRNAYPHQLSGGMAQRVALARALVNDPKILILDEPLGKLDSLTRITMQAELVSLWQRKGFTTLLVTHDAEEALVLANRVIVFSERPARVKADIRVDRPYPRHRGDSYLADLRRQILGLLGLDATW
- a CDS encoding ABC transporter permease, with translation MSTYSLSDGLASGAPRVSRAPLLATWLRDSGVGILASLAWIGFGVSCLWWADVGDWSRTHSLGIAAFVIAAVALFGTVGADYLGSAGKALHKRAPWLVALGAFLTLWEVATAKFAWLPLPFFPPPQSIIEVYTDDLPKLLDSVFASVRLQLGGYLIGATIGFLAGVSIGWSRAVGYWVHPVLRFIGPLPATAWLPIAFFTFPSSWSASTFLIALATGFPVTVLTWSGVASVSNAYYDVARTLGARPSFLVLKVAIPAALPHVFVGLFMGLGSSFAVLVVAEMIGVKAGLGWYLQWAQGWAAYANMYAALIVMSLLCSGAITLLFAIRDRLLVWQKGTVKW
- a CDS encoding ABC transporter substrate-binding protein, yielding MDNDNKRGGSGLDRRHLLQAGLAAAFAAPLGAFGAAQAFAPRAIAPAIDFSEFPLCRTASDAPVLTGAPRKLKLSWNAGAVCLAPLPVAIEHGFFQKQNLDVELVNYSGSTDQLLEAIATGKSDAGLGMALRWLKPLEQGFDVKIAAGTHGGCMRVLTRADSNVSKLADLKGKIVAVGDLGGPDKNFFSIQLAKLGIDPNKDVDWRAYPGNLLNVAVEKGEVQAFLSSDPLAYLWLKDSQYKEVASNLDGEYRDKSCCIVGLRGSLVREEPQVARAITQALLDAAMFTAQNPTVAAKSFQPYAPKAATLADIEGMVRYHTHHHHPVGDILKRELKAYADDLKSVQVFKQSTDTAKFAERIYVDVFAV
- a CDS encoding ABC transporter substrate-binding protein, whose protein sequence is MSINSDDHSITRRLAASLLAAAITLSTAAAAFAADTVVLRVGDQKGGNRSLLDISGYAKDLPYKIEWSEFPAAAPILEALNAGALDVGYTGDLSFLSVYAAGAPIKAIGGTRSDAKTQAILVRQDSPIKSAADLKGKRLAGTRGGWGQFLIDATLEKAQIKLEDATFAPLGPVDAKIALVAGSIDAWAVWEPYVSFATLKDKARVIADGEGLTPTITFIVASDNAIATKRAAVQDLVQRLNKARLWSLDHLGEYAKNTAELTRLPEDVLLSAYTAQRTSPIVIDENVVKEIQQASDRSTRYGILPKTLDVSKAVDRSFTAAAAGSN
- the glgC gene encoding glucose-1-phosphate adenylyltransferase, coding for MSAARPEPLARQALAFVLAGGRGSRLLELTDRRAKPAVYFGGKSRIIDFALSNAVNSGIRRLAVATQYKAHSLIRHLQMGWNFFRPERNESFDILPASQRVSESMWYVGTADAVYQNIDIIESHNARFIVVLAGDHIYKMDYEVMLRQHVDSGADVTVGCLEMPRVESSGFGIMHIDENGWIQEFLEKPKNPPPMPGKPDVSLASMGIYVFDAKFLYEELKRDAADPNSNHDFGKDIIPYIVKNGRAIAHQFSSSCVRSGDDPRAYWRDVGTVDAYWAANIDLTDVVPELDLFDRAWPIWSYAEITPPAKFVHDEESRRGQAVSSLVSGGCIISGASLRRSLLFTGVRVNSYANVENAVIMPYVHVGRGARLKNVVIDRGVEIPEGLVVGEDPELDAKRFRTTEQGISLITQPMIDRLNT